The following are encoded together in the Desulfonauticus submarinus genome:
- the cas1b gene encoding type I-B CRISPR-associated endonuclease Cas1b, whose protein sequence is MKKRLYILSNGELKRKQNTLYFETDEGKKFIPVEGVSDLFIFGEVTLNKKFLDFLTKTKILIHFFNYYGYYIGTYYPREYYNSGLMILKQAEYYLDFEKRMNLAKKFVQGAVSNLTKVLTYYNLRGIDLNEYLNIINNLVCKIDECQYTEELMAIEGNIREQYYKTFDNIINSSDFSFETRSKRPPTNKLNALISFGNTLLYVEVLSEIYRTHLDPRIGYLHTTNNRRFTLNLDVAEIFKPIIVDRVIFSLLNKKIIKKSHFKEDLGGIYLKDNGRKKFLEKWEERLTSTIKHRGLKRNVSYRRLIRLELYKLEKHFLGDEEYKPFVARW, encoded by the coding sequence ATGAAAAAAAGACTTTATATTTTAAGTAATGGTGAATTAAAAAGAAAACAAAATACTCTTTATTTTGAAACAGACGAAGGGAAAAAATTTATTCCTGTGGAAGGTGTAAGCGATCTATTTATTTTTGGAGAAGTAACGCTTAATAAAAAATTTCTTGATTTTTTAACAAAAACAAAAATTCTTATCCATTTTTTTAATTATTATGGATATTACATTGGAACTTATTATCCCAGAGAATATTATAATAGTGGGCTTATGATTTTAAAGCAAGCAGAATATTATTTAGATTTTGAGAAAAGAATGAATCTAGCTAAAAAATTTGTTCAAGGGGCTGTTTCTAATTTAACTAAAGTCTTAACTTATTATAATTTAAGAGGAATTGATCTTAATGAATATTTGAATATCATTAATAATCTTGTTTGTAAGATAGATGAATGTCAATATACTGAAGAATTAATGGCAATAGAAGGCAATATAAGAGAACAGTACTATAAAACATTTGACAATATTATAAATTCTTCAGATTTTTCTTTTGAAACAAGAAGCAAAAGACCACCTACAAATAAATTAAATGCGCTTATAAGTTTTGGAAACACTTTGCTTTATGTTGAAGTACTTTCAGAAATATATAGGACTCATTTAGATCCTAGAATTGGATATTTGCATACTACAAATAATCGTAGGTTTACATTAAATTTAGATGTGGCAGAGATATTTAAACCAATAATAGTAGATAGAGTGATATTTAGTCTTTTAAATAAGAAAATTATTAAAAAATCTCACTTTAAAGAAGATCTTGGGGGAATATATTTAAAAGATAATGGAAGAAAAAAATTTTTAGAGAAATGGGAAGAGCGTTTAACGTCTACAATAAAGCATAGAGGATTAAAGAGAAATGTATCGTATAGACGTCTTATAAGATTAGAACTATACAAATTAGAAAAACATTTTCTTGGGGATGAGGAGTATAAACCTTTTGTAGCCAGATGGTAA
- the cas2 gene encoding CRISPR-associated endonuclease Cas2, translating to MYVIMVYDIEVNRVGKVLKIGRKYLTWVQNSVLEGELTNSQFQSLLIELKDILDEEKDSVVFYLFRTKAYFKRQVVGIDKNEPSQFL from the coding sequence ATGTATGTAATTATGGTTTATGACATAGAAGTAAATAGAGTTGGAAAAGTGTTAAAAATAGGAAGGAAATATTTAACATGGGTACAAAATTCAGTCTTGGAAGGGGAATTAACGAACTCACAATTTCAAAGCCTTTTGATAGAGTTAAAAGATATATTAGATGAAGAAAAGGACTCTGTTGTATTTTATCTTTTTAGGACGAAGGCTTACTTTAAGCGTCAAGTAGTAGGTATAGATAAAAATGAACCTTCTCAGTTTTTATAG